A stretch of the Lactuca sativa cultivar Salinas chromosome 9, Lsat_Salinas_v11, whole genome shotgun sequence genome encodes the following:
- the LOC111901610 gene encoding uncharacterized protein LOC111901610 — protein MVKAIRVYEHGGPEVMKWEDVDIGEPKSGEIKVKNKAIGVNYLDVYMRRGLIPGLCPPLTFTPGMEAAGVVISLGPDVTTCKVGDYVAYAGFPVCAYTEEMILPADRVVPVPPSIDPIVAAVVLFKGLTAQVLVRSCFQIGPEHTILVHAAAGGVGSLVCQWANVLGATVIGTVSNEVKAVQAKEDGCHHVIIYKQENIVDRVMEITSGKGVDIAYDSVGKDTFEKSVACLRFRGYMVSFGFASGSPEPVKFSLFSDKCLHFTIPSMMLYTKAREDLLAASHELFDNVAKGVLRVRANHKYPLSQVAQAHLDLEDRKTTGSIVLIPDN, from the exons ATGgttaaagcaattagggtttatgaacaCGGTGGACCTGAG GTTATGAAATGGGAGGATGTGGATATAGGAGAACCAAAAAGCGGAGAAATCAAAGTGAAAAACAAGGCGATTGGAGTAAACTATTTGGATGTTTATATGCGTAGAGGTTTAATCCCTGGTTTATGTCCTCCACTGACTTTCACACCAG GTATGGAGGCAGCCGGAGTTGTAATAAGCCTTGGTCCTGACGTcactacatgtaaagttggagaTTATGTGGCTTACGCTGGCTTTCCTGTCTGCGCTTACACCGAAGAAATGATACTTCCTGCAGATAGAGTCGTACCAGTTCCTCCTTCAATTGATCCTATTGTAGCAGCTGTTGTGCTTTTTAAGGGACTCACAGCTCAAGTTCTGGTTCGCAGTTGTTTTCAG ATTGGACCCGAGCACACGATCCTTGTCCATGCAGCTGCGGGTGGAGTCGGGTCATTGGTGTGTCAATGGGCAAACGTGCTGGGTGCAACCGTGATTGGAACCGTTTCAAATGAAGTGAAAGCGGTGCAAGCTAAGGAAGATGGATGCCACCATGTCATTATCTACAAACAAGAAAACATTGTTGATCGTGTTATGGAGATCACATCAGGAAAAGGAGTTGATATTGCCTATGATTCTGTTGGGAAAGAcacatttgag AAATCGGTGGCATGCTTAAGATTTCGTGGATACATGGTTTCATTTGGGTTTGCATCGGGCTCACCCGAGCCTGTGAAATTCAGTTTGTTTTCGGATAAATGTTTGCACTTCACAATTCCATCCATGATGCTTTACACAAAAGCACGAGAAGACCTCCTTGCAGCTTCGCATGAACTATTTGATAATGTTGCAAAAGGAGTTTTACGTGTTCGAGCAAATCACAAGTACCCTTTATCGCAAGTGGCTCAAGCTCATTTGGACCTTGAGGATCGGAAAACAACCGGGTCCATTGTTTTGATACCCGATAACTGA